Proteins from one Hyperolius riggenbachi isolate aHypRig1 chromosome 2, aHypRig1.pri, whole genome shotgun sequence genomic window:
- the LOC137544284 gene encoding probable ATP-dependent RNA helicase DDX46 — translation MADAAEAGGSGGGDGDGGRSRTSASAASAARLRKREKNLIIKTMLRGAYDKRKREEKRAILDQLQRDLETRYHRTWSVKKIQTMWSDFKSKTPCAVRRIKDQLRELDRSQARRRARSASAPPSSRNIVDPTQEDPAAASPPADDEAGPSTSQRPRSSRQRGRRRCRQRGRRRSRSRSVASSISVRLRRRRPRQLSSGRPESGAIETAESSELTARVAALEQQVQQQRVEYEARLQQLQAAFQQQIEQLQQQLEAQIEDQRQRILACREEGERLHEYFAQVAGKRRM, via the exons ATGGCAGATGCTGCTGAAGCCGGTgggagtggtggtggtgatggtgatggtgggaggagcaggaCGTCAGCCTCTGCTGCCTCCGCTGCACGCCTGCGGAAGCGGGAAAAGAATTTGATTATTAAa acaatgTTACGAGGGGCCTACGataagaggaagagggaggagaagagggctATTCTGGACCAGCTACAGCGGGACCTTGAGACCCGATACCACCGCACATGGTCGGTCAAGAAGATCCAGACCATGTGGAGCGACTTCAAGTCGAAGACACCATGTGCGGTGAGGAGAATTAAAGACCAGCTTCGGGAAT TGGATCGGTCTCAGGCACGCAGGCGGGCCCGTTccgcctctgctcctccctcttcccgcAATATTGTGGACCCCACTCAGGAGgatcctgctgctgcctcccccCCTGCTGATGATGAGGCTGGACCCAGCACCAGCCAAAGGCCCCGTAGCAGCCGGCAGCGTGGGCGAAGGCGCTGCCGGCAGCGTGGGCGAAGGCGCTCCCGGAGCCGATCTGTGGCAT CCTCTATCTCTGTGCGATTGCGCAGACGCCGGCCACGGCAACTTTCCTCCGGCAGGCCAGAAAGTGGTGCCATTGAAACAGCTGAGT CTTCTGAACTAACCGCCCGTGTTGCTGCCCTTGAGCAACAAGTACAGCAGCAGCGGGTGGAATATGAAGCGCGCCTCCAGCAGCTACAAGCTGCTTTTCAGCAGCAGATAGAGCAACTGCAACAACAGCTGGAGGCACAGATTGAGGACCAACGGCAGAGGATTCTGGcctgcagggaggagggagaacgGCTCCATGAGTATTTTGCCCAGGTTGCCGGGAAAAGGAGGATGTAA